The Rattus rattus isolate New Zealand chromosome 1, Rrattus_CSIRO_v1, whole genome shotgun sequence genome includes a region encoding these proteins:
- the Kitlg gene encoding kit ligand isoform X3 gives MKKTQTWIITCIYLQLLLFNPLVKTQEICRNPVTDNVKDITKLVANLPNDYMITLNYVAGMDVLPSHCWLRDMVTHLSVSLTTLLDKFSNISEGLSNYSIIDKLGKIVDDLVACMEENAPKNVKESLKKPETRNFTPEEFFSIFNRSIDAFKDFMVASDTSDCVLSSTLGPEKDSRVSVTKPFMLPPVAASSLRNDSSSSNRKAAKSPEDPGLQWTAMALPALISLVIGFAFGALYWKKKQSSLTRAVENIQINEEDNEISMLQQKEREFQEV, from the exons ACTTGGATTATCACTTGCATTTATCTTCAACTGCTCCTATTTAATCCTCTCGTCAAAACTCAGGAGATCTGCAGGAATCCTGTGACTGATAATGTAAAAGACATTACAAAACTG GTGGCGAATCTTCCAAATGACTATATGATAACCCTCAACTATGTCGCCGGGATGGATGTTTTG CCTAGTCATTGTTGGTTACGAGATATGGTAACACACTTATCAGTCAGCTTGACTACTCTTCTGGacaagttttcaaatatttctgaagGCTTGAGTAATTATTCCATCATAGACAAACTTGGGAAAATAGTGGATGACCTCGTGGCATGTATGGAAGAAAATGCACCTAAG AATGTAAAAGAATCACTGAAgaaaccagaaactagaaacttTACTCCTGAAGAATTCTTTAGTATTTTCAATAGATCCATTGATGCCTTCAAGGATTTCATGGTGGCATCTGACACTAGTGATTGTGTGCTCTCTTCAACATTAGGTCCTGAGAAAG ATTCCAGAGTCAGTGTCACAAAACCATTTATGTTACCCCCTGTTGCAGCCAGTTCCCTTAGGAATGACAGCAGTAGCAGTAATA GGAAGGCCGCAAAGTCCCCTGAAGACCCGGGCCTACAATGGACAGCAATGGCACTGCCGGCTCTCATTTCGCTTGTAATTGGCTTTGCTTTTGGAGCCTTATACTGGAAG aagaaACAGTCAAGTCTTACAAGGGCAGTTGAAAATATACAGATTAATGAAGAGGATAATGAGATAAG TATGTtgcaacagaaagagagagagtttcaAGAGGTGTAA
- the Kitlg gene encoding kit ligand isoform X4 — protein MKKTQTWIITCIYLQLLLFNPLVKTQEICRNPVTDNVKDITKLVANLPNDYMITLNYVAGMDVLPSHCWLRDMVTHLSVSLTTLLDKFSNISEGLSNYSIIDKLGKIVDDLVACMEENAPKNVKESLKKPETRNFTPEEFFSIFNRSIDAFKDFMVASDTSDCVLSSTLGPEKGKAAKSPEDPGLQWTAMALPALISLVIGFAFGALYWKKKQSSLTRAVENIQINEEDNEISMLQQKEREFQEV, from the exons ACTTGGATTATCACTTGCATTTATCTTCAACTGCTCCTATTTAATCCTCTCGTCAAAACTCAGGAGATCTGCAGGAATCCTGTGACTGATAATGTAAAAGACATTACAAAACTG GTGGCGAATCTTCCAAATGACTATATGATAACCCTCAACTATGTCGCCGGGATGGATGTTTTG CCTAGTCATTGTTGGTTACGAGATATGGTAACACACTTATCAGTCAGCTTGACTACTCTTCTGGacaagttttcaaatatttctgaagGCTTGAGTAATTATTCCATCATAGACAAACTTGGGAAAATAGTGGATGACCTCGTGGCATGTATGGAAGAAAATGCACCTAAG AATGTAAAAGAATCACTGAAgaaaccagaaactagaaacttTACTCCTGAAGAATTCTTTAGTATTTTCAATAGATCCATTGATGCCTTCAAGGATTTCATGGTGGCATCTGACACTAGTGATTGTGTGCTCTCTTCAACATTAGGTCCTGAGAAAG GGAAGGCCGCAAAGTCCCCTGAAGACCCGGGCCTACAATGGACAGCAATGGCACTGCCGGCTCTCATTTCGCTTGTAATTGGCTTTGCTTTTGGAGCCTTATACTGGAAG aagaaACAGTCAAGTCTTACAAGGGCAGTTGAAAATATACAGATTAATGAAGAGGATAATGAGATAAG TATGTtgcaacagaaagagagagagtttcaAGAGGTGTAA